GCTGCCTCATCCGCCAGGCGATCGTCGCTGCCTCATCCGCCGGGCGATCGCGCAGCGAAGCTGCGCTCCTACAAATCCATGCACGCCGCCCCGGTCGCGGGCATGGCCCGCTCCTGCCGCGGAAGGCCAGCCGTGTTCGGGCATCGTCAGCAACACGCAGCGCCGTTTCGTGCTGATTGTAAGTTGAACTTACAATCAGCCACATGATCCCCCGCGACGCCAGCCATACGCTCAGCAGCCTCGCCGCTGGCTACCCCGTCCTGGCGGTTACCGGCCCGCGCCAGTCCGGCAAAACGACGCTGTGCCGGGCACTGTTCCCGGCCCTGCCCTACGCCTCGCTGGAAGACCCGGACACCCGCCAGTTTGCGCAGGAAGACACACGCGGCTTTCTGGCCCAGTACCCGGACGGCGCCGTGCTGGACGAAGCGCAGCGCTGCCCGGACCTGTTCGCCTACCTGCAAAGGCGCGTGGACGAAGATCCGCGTCCCGGCCGCTTCGTGCTGACCGGCTCGCAGCAGTTCGGTCTGATGTCCGGCATCAGCCAGAGCCTGGCCGGCCGCGTGGCCCTGCTGCATCTGCTGCCCCTTGGCATTGCGGAGCTGCGCGCCGGCGGCCTGCTGCCGCCGTCCCTGGACCGGCTGCTGCTGGATGGTGGCTACCCGCCGGTGCACGACCGCCGGCTCGACCCGGCCATCTGGTACGCCAACTACGTGCAGACCTACCTGGAGCGGGACGTACGGCAACTGATCAACGTGCGCGACCTGGCTCAGTTCCAGCGCTTCGTGCGCCTGTGCGCCGGCCGCACCGGGCAACTGCTGAACCTGTCGGCGCTGGGCGACGAGGCCGGCGTCAGCCACAACACCGCCGGGCAGTGGCTGTCCGTGCTGGAGGCCAGCTACCTCATCCACCGCCTGCCGCCGCATCACCGCAACTTCAACAAGCGGCTGGTCAAAACCCCGAAGCTCTATTTTCTGGACACCGGCCTGGCTGCGCGCCTGCTGGGCATCGAAACCGAGTCACAACTGGCCACCCACCCCCTGCGCGGCGCCCTGTTCGAAACCTGGGTGGTGAGCGAACACCTCAAGGCGCGCTTCAACCGTGGCCTGCCGGCCAATCTGAGCTTCTGGCGCGACCGTGCCGGGCACGAGGTGGACCTGATCATCGAACGCGACAACCGCCTGTGGCCAGTAGAAGCCAAAGCAGGATCAACCATCACAGCGGATGCCAGCCGCAGCCTGCTGCGCTGGCTGGATGTGGCCGCAGACGCCGCCGCCGAACCGACGCTGGTGTACGCGGGCGAGCATGCGCAAACCCGAAACGGCGTGAAATGGATTCCGTGGCGGGAATGGCAACCACACGTCTGATACTCGGACCGCCACCGGGCTGAGCCGGTGCTGCGGCCTCCGCGGTAGGAGCGGGCCATGCCCACGACCGCAACCCGGCCCAACTCGAACCGGCGGGGGCCGTGCTACCTTCTAGCTAGCTACTTAAGGAAGCGCTGAATAAATCCATCCTGGATTTCTCAGCGCCCGCCATCGGAAAAGCGTGGTTTTCCGATGGCTCACAAAATCAGCAGCTTACAGCCGCTGATTTCGGCAGCGCGTCCCTGCGCTGCAGGAAACAGGCTAGACGATGAAAAGCGTACCCATTTACGAAGCCAAGAATCGCCTTTCGGAACTGGTGGCCGCCGTCGAGCAGGGCGAAACCGTGGCCATCACCCGTCGCGGCCGGCCGGTCGCCCGGCTGGTTGCCGACACCGGCGATGCCCCGGAGCACCTGCCACAGCGCCAACGTGCTGCCGCGGCACTCGCAGAATTGCGCCGTCTGCGCCACGGCGTGCGCCTGGAGGGCGACCCCAAGGCCATCGCCCGGGAAGGGCTCGACTGATGCCCTTCGTGCTCGACAGCTCGGTGGTGTGTGGCTGGATTTTCGAAAACCAGGCCAATGCCTACACCGAGTCGGTCGCCCAGCGCCTGCTGGACGACCGCGCCCATGCCCCCGGCCTGTGGCCGATGGAACTGGCCAACGTACTGCGCACCGGGTGCAAGCGCGGCATCCTGATCGCCCAGCAGGCGCAGGCCGTGCTCGAAAACCTGGCCGCCCTGCCCATCGATACAGACACCCGGCCGGCCAGCGCAGCCACGCTGCTGTCCCTTGCCCTGCGCCATGACCTGAGCGCCTGCGACGCCGCCTATCTCGAGCTGGCGCTGCGCCTGCAACAGCCCATCGCCACCCAGGATGCCGCCCTCGCCGAGGCCGCCCGTGCCGCCGGCGTCGGCGTGCTGGCCTGAGCGCGCCCCTGCGCCGTACGCGAACTGATCCAAAACGCCGACGAATGGCCCGCCATGCGGCTCACCCGCAACCGCCTCGCGCGGCCGCGATTTCGGCGATACCCTGTGCGCAGCGCAGCACGCCATCCATGCTTACGCGCAAACGCAGTTCGCCGTGTGAGCAGCCAGCCACCCAGCAATAACGGCATGACTGCCATGGGAGCATCGAAAACATGCCCGTGATATCAATGTTCTACGGGATTATTATCCGAATGTACTTTCTGGATGATCAACATCACAGTGCGCCGCACATTCACGCGCGGTATGCAGAGTTTGAAGCATCGGTGCGGATTGCGGATGGAGAGGTGTTGGCAGGCGAATTGCCGCGCAAACAGCTGCGCCTCGTACAGGCCTGGATAGAGCTTCGTCGAGACGAACTTCTGGCAGATTGGGAACTGGCCGCGGCCGGACAGATGCCCTACAAAATCGATCCATTGTGAGGTTTCCATGTACTGGGATGTAACAAATGTGCGCCCGCTGGATGACTATCAGATATACGTCGAACTGCAAGACGGCCGACAAGGCGTCTTCGACCTGAAGCCGTACCTGAATCACGGTCTATTCAGCGAGCTGAAAGACAAAAACTACTTCTCGCAGGTATCCATAGCGTTCGGTGCCGTAACGTGGCCCCACGCACAAGACATCGCACCGGAAACACTGCTTGCCGGAATGAAGCTGGTCGGGCAGCCAACGTAGGGTGGGCAAAGCGCGGCGTGCCCACGCGGACACGGCGCCCGGCGCCGCATGCGGCTCATCGAAAGCTCGTCAGAACCGCGTGGGCACGGCCTTACGGCCTTTGCCCACCCTATACGGGCTGCCGCATCCGACCGGCGATCATCGCGCAGCGAAGCTGCGCTCCTACAAATCCATGCGCGCCGCCCCGGTCGCGGGCATGGCCCGCTCCTACCCGCAACAGCACAGCGTCAGACCAGAATTTGGGCGTTCTTGCCGACACACACACACCCCGCCTTATCCTGACCACCCAGATAGTCACGAAGGCACATCGCCATGGAAAACACCGTCGTCAGCCTGGCGGAAGCGAAAGCGCACCTGAGCGAACTGACCGACAAGGCCGCCCAAGGCGAAACCGTCATCATCACCAAGCGCGGCAAGCCGGTGGCCCAAATGTCGACGCCGGACAAACCGCGTCGACCCATCGACCTTGCCGCCTTGCAGCGCCTGACCGCAGACCAACCCATGCAGGCACAGCCGGCCGGCGAGTTCGTCCGCGCCGTGCGGGACCAGGCTCGCTATTAGAGAAGCGCTGAATAAATCCATCCTGGATTTCTCAGCGCCCGCCATCGGAAAAGCGTGGTTTTCCGATGGCTCACAAGATCAGCCGCTTACAGCCGCTGATCTTGGCAGCGCGTCCCTGCGCTGCGGGAAACGCTGAATACTTCAGCGGTTCCTTAGTAGGCCGTGCAATACCTGGACACCAGCCTCCTGCTTGCAGCACTCACGCACGAAGCGCGCACCGCATCACTTCAAACCTGGCTGGCCGCGCAGGATCCTGAAAACCTTGCCGTCAGTGATTGGGTCGTCACCGAGTTCTCCGGCGCCCTGTCGATAAAAGTACGCACCGGCCAGCTGACGCCGTACCACCGCGCCCAGGCCCTGGCCGTATTTTCGGCGCTGGTCGACAACTCGCTGCTGGTTTGGCCCGTGTCGCGCCTGGACTTTCGCACCGCCGCGCGGTTTGCAGATCAGCACGCCACGGGCCTGCGCAGCGGCGACGCGTTGCACCTGGCCGTCGCCGCCAATCACGGCGGGTGCGTCTGCACGCTGGACCGTGCCCTGTGCCAGGCGGCCATCGCGCTTGGCGTCAGCACCGAATCGTTGTAACGCTGGCCCTGCCGTGTGCCGACCACGCCGAGGCGAGCTGAAAAATGCCACGGAAGGCATTTTTTTCAGCCTTTCCAAAGGGGAATCGAACCCGCGTCCCGCAGTCCCTCAGCGCAGGCCGTACCAGACTCCACGGCCACTGCCGTGCTGATCAAGCGTGCCGCGCTCGACCAATGCCCGGAAGTGCTGCTTCAGCGTGTTGCGGCTGGCGCCGGTCAGCTTGATGGCCTCGCCGATGGTGACGCGCCCGTGCTCGCGGGCGAACTCGACGATCCGTAACTGCAGTTCCGGCAGGGCCGCCAGCACGATCCTCTCGCGCTCGACCTTCTTCTCCAGGCGCCGAACCTGCTCGGCCAGGGAGCGCAGGAAGAACACCAGCCACGGTTGCCAGTTCGGTGCCTCGGTGCGGATCGTGCCCTGCGTCTGCCGCAAAGCCAGGTAGTACGCTTCCTTGCTCTGCTCGATCACGCTCTCCAGCGAACTGTACGGCACGTAGGCGTACCCAGCCTGCAACAGCAGGAGCGTCGTCAGCACCCGGGAGAGCCGTCCGTTGCCATCCTGAAAAGGATGGATCTCCAGAAACACGACAACGCACAAGGCGATGATCAGCAACGGATGCAGCCGCGCTGTCTCCCGCTCCTGGTTCACCCATGCGACCAGCTCCGTCATCAGGCGGGGCGTATCGAAGGGCGTCGCAGTCTGAAACACGATGCCAATCTGTGCGCCGGTCTCGTCGAAGGCGGCAACGCTGTTCGAGTTGGTCTTGTAGTTGCCGCGATGCCAGGTGTCCTTCTCGCTGTAGCGCAGCAGGATCTGGTGCAACTGCTTGATGTGGTTCTCGGTGAACGGGATGTCCTGCCACGACGAGAACACCAGGTCCATCAGCTCGGCGTAGCCGGCCACCTCCTGCTCGTCGCGAGTGGCGAAGGACTTGATCTCCAGGTTCGACAGCAGCTGCTCCACCTCGCGGTCGGACAGCTTGCTGCCCTCGATGCGGGTGGAGGAGCCGATGCTCTCGATGGTGGCCACGCGGCGCAGGGCCGACAGTCGGTCAGGCGCGAGCGTGCCCAAGGCGCGCCAGGCGCCCTTGAACTCGTCGATCCTGGCGACGAGGCGCAGGATCTCCGGGGTGATCTGGAGGGTGTCGGTTCGCAGCATGAACCAATACTACACCCATTTACACCCATTTCGAGCCGCATCCAATAAGACGCCCATTTACACCCAATTTGCCAGGCTTGGATCTTGCGGGGAATGGCCGGGAGACGGTCTAAAACCACCACCGCCACCCTCGCCAACGACCGGACCGTGCGCCGATCAGGGACGAATGGATTCGGCGCGTGATCGAGTCGCCCGAGCGGGAGAATGTCCAGGCCGACGGGAGAATCCGCCGCTGGGCCAAGATAGACGAACACGAAGGCAGATACCTCAGAGTAGTGCTCCTGCCGGATGCGCAAACCGTCCACAACGCATTTTTCGACCGAGGATACAAGCCATGAAGGTCCGGTATTTCGACGACACAGACACCCTGTACATCGAGTTTCGCGATGGCGATATCGCCGAG
This Immundisolibacter cernigliae DNA region includes the following protein-coding sequences:
- a CDS encoding ATP-binding protein, whose protein sequence is MIPRDASHTLSSLAAGYPVLAVTGPRQSGKTTLCRALFPALPYASLEDPDTRQFAQEDTRGFLAQYPDGAVLDEAQRCPDLFAYLQRRVDEDPRPGRFVLTGSQQFGLMSGISQSLAGRVALLHLLPLGIAELRAGGLLPPSLDRLLLDGGYPPVHDRRLDPAIWYANYVQTYLERDVRQLINVRDLAQFQRFVRLCAGRTGQLLNLSALGDEAGVSHNTAGQWLSVLEASYLIHRLPPHHRNFNKRLVKTPKLYFLDTGLAARLLGIETESQLATHPLRGALFETWVVSEHLKARFNRGLPANLSFWRDRAGHEVDLIIERDNRLWPVEAKAGSTITADASRSLLRWLDVAADAAAEPTLVYAGEHAQTRNGVKWIPWREWQPHV
- a CDS encoding type II toxin-antitoxin system Phd/YefM family antitoxin, whose translation is MKSVPIYEAKNRLSELVAAVEQGETVAITRRGRPVARLVADTGDAPEHLPQRQRAAAALAELRRLRHGVRLEGDPKAIAREGLD
- a CDS encoding type II toxin-antitoxin system VapC family toxin, translating into MPFVLDSSVVCGWIFENQANAYTESVAQRLLDDRAHAPGLWPMELANVLRTGCKRGILIAQQAQAVLENLAALPIDTDTRPASAATLLSLALRHDLSACDAAYLELALRLQQPIATQDAALAEAARAAGVGVLA
- a CDS encoding DUF4160 domain-containing protein; translated protein: MPVISMFYGIIIRMYFLDDQHHSAPHIHARYAEFEASVRIADGEVLAGELPRKQLRLVQAWIELRRDELLADWELAAAGQMPYKIDPL
- a CDS encoding DUF2442 domain-containing protein: MYWDVTNVRPLDDYQIYVELQDGRQGVFDLKPYLNHGLFSELKDKNYFSQVSIAFGAVTWPHAQDIAPETLLAGMKLVGQPT
- a CDS encoding type II toxin-antitoxin system Phd/YefM family antitoxin; the encoded protein is MENTVVSLAEAKAHLSELTDKAAQGETVIITKRGKPVAQMSTPDKPRRPIDLAALQRLTADQPMQAQPAGEFVRAVRDQARY
- a CDS encoding type II toxin-antitoxin system VapC family toxin; this encodes MQYLDTSLLLAALTHEARTASLQTWLAAQDPENLAVSDWVVTEFSGALSIKVRTGQLTPYHRAQALAVFSALVDNSLLVWPVSRLDFRTAARFADQHATGLRSGDALHLAVAANHGGCVCTLDRALCQAAIALGVSTESL
- a CDS encoding Fic family protein, with translation MLRTDTLQITPEILRLVARIDEFKGAWRALGTLAPDRLSALRRVATIESIGSSTRIEGSKLSDREVEQLLSNLEIKSFATRDEQEVAGYAELMDLVFSSWQDIPFTENHIKQLHQILLRYSEKDTWHRGNYKTNSNSVAAFDETGAQIGIVFQTATPFDTPRLMTELVAWVNQERETARLHPLLIIALCVVVFLEIHPFQDGNGRLSRVLTTLLLLQAGYAYVPYSSLESVIEQSKEAYYLALRQTQGTIRTEAPNWQPWLVFFLRSLAEQVRRLEKKVERERIVLAALPELQLRIVEFAREHGRVTIGEAIKLTGASRNTLKQHFRALVERGTLDQHGSGRGVWYGLR